A window of Lepidochelys kempii isolate rLepKem1 chromosome 1, rLepKem1.hap2, whole genome shotgun sequence contains these coding sequences:
- the BID gene encoding BH3-interacting domain death agonist, whose translation MDQGLRGDVQVERILVYSFLQNCHNCDFREELDSLRSQVMVSPPKNFLSDEFDDGELQTDGNRSGRFSNGEPDSVVDEDIFRLIGAQLAEIGDQVAREIQPRVVNDLVQQFVNENLSKEEIMRRLSNTVEGLVRTIPLEMEQEKAMLVLAMVLARTVANKMPSLLHRVFNTTVNYINQNLHNYIVNLG comes from the exons atggatcAG GGTCTGCGTGGCGATGTACAGGTGGAGCGCATCCTCGTGTattcctttctgcagaactgtcacAACTGTGATTTCAGAGAAGAGCTGGATTCTCTGAGAAGCCAGGTGATGGTTTCCCCACCAAAAAACTTTCTCTCTGATGAGTTTGATGATGGGGAGCTTCAGACAGATGGGAATCGGAGTGGCCGGTTTTCGAATGGTGAGCCAG ATTCTGTGGTTGATGAGGACATTTTCCGGCTCATTGGAGCTCAGCTTGCTGAGATtggggaccaagtggctagggaGATCCAACCGAGAGTAGTAAATGATCTAGTGCAGCAATTTGTGAATGAGAATCTGTCCAAAGAG GAGATAATGAGACGTCTGTCTAATACAGTGGAGGGGCTTGTAAGAACCATACCTTTGGAAATGGAGCAGGAGAAAGCCATGTTGGTGCTAGCGATGGTTTTAGCCAGAACAGTAGCAAACAAAATGCCATCCCTTCTACACCGTGTCTTTAACACCACTGTGAATTACATCAACCAGAACCTCCACAATTACATTGTTAACCTGGGATAA